In a genomic window of Tripterygium wilfordii isolate XIE 37 chromosome 8, ASM1340144v1, whole genome shotgun sequence:
- the LOC120003786 gene encoding uncharacterized protein LOC120003786 has protein sequence MRRSAQEKYCFVVASPVILFSWLFFLRIGNMTRCPAHWLLWSVMPLLAICSRHSQASWITGNEIRSAVYLSPEFTLGPGSVEDRYYFNIDFPRGHIAIKNFNAEVVDEKGNPVPLQETYLHHWVVARYLQRTDLPNPEPNSIQEDRKSGYVSLRNNGVCQNKVLGQYFGLGSETRKTETYIPDPYGIEIGNPDEITDGYEERWLLNVHAIDTRGVEDSLGCTECRCDLYNVTVNKHGQPLRPEYEGGLYCCYDRTQCRLRQGFMGSRRNLYLRYTIKWVDWDSFVVPVKVYIFDITDDRMRLNDSNGLSAPHGCKVEYDVESCSASGVANSKCIDTRRTKVRIPTGGYVIYGVAHQHTGGVGSTLYRKDGQVICNSVPTYGEGEEAGNEAGYIVGMSTCYPEPGSIKISDEETLILESNYNSTRKHTGVMGLFYILVADRTPKHPLFSRLPVQMHRNMNFGSLAWLLAFLGFAIIVAIGVHRRFKNDTEDSYHPITA, from the exons ATGAGACGGAGCGCTCAAGAGAAATACTGTTTTGTAGTCGCCTCGCCTGTGATTCTCTTCTCTTGGTTGTTTTTCCTACGAATAG GTAACATGACTCGATGTCCGGCACATTGGTTGCTTTGGTCAGTGATGCCATTACTGGCAATTTGCAGTCGACATTCACAAGCTTCATGGATCACTGGAAATGAGATCAGATCTGCTGTTTACCTGTCACCTGAATTTACACTCGGACCTGGATCAGTAGAGGATCGATATTACTTCAACATTGACTTCCCCAGAGGTCATATTGCAATTAAGAATTTCAATGCTGAAGTAGTTGATGAGAAAGGGAATCCGGTGCCCCTTCAGGAAACATATCTCCATCACTGGGTTGTCGCAAGATACCTTCAACGTACAGATTTGCCAAATCCAGAGCCTAATAGCATTCAAGAGGATCGGAAGTCTGGCTATGTTAGTTTGAGAAACAACGGGGTATGCCAGAATAAAGTTCTCGGGCAGTATTTTGGGCTTGGATCTGAAACACGAAAAACAGAAACATATATTCCAGATCCTTATGGAATAGAAATTGGTAATCCAGATGAAATTACTGATGGATATGAGGAGAGATGGTTGCTTAACGTCCACGCAATTGATACACGAGGTGTGGAAGATAGTTTGGGATGCACTGAATGCAGGTGTGATCTATATAATGTTACGGTCAACAAACATGGTCAACCATTGAGACCGGAGTATGAAGGAGGTTTATATTGTTGTTATGACCGTACACAGTGCCGGTTGAGACAAGGATTTATGGGTTCCAGAAGGAACCTCTACCTTCGATATACAATCAAATGGGTTGATTGGGATAGCTTTGTCGTTCCTGTAAAAGTCTATATTTTTGATATCACAGATGATAGGATGAGGTTAAATGACTCAAATGGATTGAGCGCACCGCATGGCTGCAAg GTCGAATATGATGTTGAGTCTTGCAGTGCTAGTGGTGTAGCTAATAGCAAGTGCATTGACACCAGAAGGACAAAAGTGAGGATTCCAACCGGTGGTTATGTCATCTATGGCGTTGCTCACCAGCATACAGGGGGTGTGGGTTCAACTCTATACAGAAAG GATGGACAGGTAATATGCAATTCAGTACCGACTTATGGTGAAGGGGAGGAAGCAGGAAATGAGGCTGGTTATATTGTAGGAATGTCCACCTGTTATCCTGAACCAGGCTCTATCAAGATATCCGACGAAGAGACACTCATTCTGGAGTCTAACTATAACAGTACCAGGAAGCACACGGGAGTCATGGGGCTCTTTTATATTCTGGTCGCAGACCGTACTCCTAAGCACCCACTTTTCTCAAGGCTTCCAGTTCAA ATGCACAGGAACATGAACTTCGGTTCTCTTGCTTGGCTATTGGCTTTCCTCGGATTCGCAATAATTGTCGCCATTGGTGTGCACCGCAGGTTTAAAAATGACACAGAAGATTCCTACCATCCAATTACAGCGTGA
- the LOC120004563 gene encoding uncharacterized protein At4g14100-like — MASATKPVAFFLLIFLFPFSLHASKSADPTPAPWPHQFHSILIMNQTQTGALQVNDLWYDWPNGRNFNILQNQLGKLTYDLEWDNGTSYIYTLDSDKECRVLHFDVGILHPNWLDGATYLGQQYLDGFLCNVWEKVDFIWYYEDVLTKRPVHWLFFNGYSAHVMTFEEGAVLEDANWQAPVYCFLDDKEEEKRNSPVTEVGVRVSKGVPGRFIREVINASAGLQAVIEGA; from the exons ATGGCTTCTGCGACCAAACCAGTCGCCTTCTTTCTTCTCATCTTTCtgtttcctttctctctccatgCATCAAAATCTGCAGACCCAACTCCAGCTCCCTGGCCACACCAATTCCACTCAATACTCATCATGAACCAAACTCAAACTGGCGCCCTCCAGGTAAACGATCTCTGGTACGACTGGCCCAATGGCCGAAACTTCAACATACTTCAGAACCAGCTAGGCAAGCTCACTTATGACCTTGAATGGGACAATGGAACCTCCTATATCTACACCTTGGACTCCGATAAGGAATGCAGGGTCTTGCATTTCGATGTGGGTATTCTCCACCCAAACTGGCTCGATGGTGCCACCTACCTGGGCCAACAATACCTTGATGGGTTTCTCTGCAATGTTTGGGAGAAAGTAGACTTCATTTGGTACTACGAGGATGTCCTCACCAAGCGACCTGTTCACTGGCTCTTCTTCAATG GGTATAGTGCTCATGTGATGACATTTGAGGAGGGAGCAGTACTGGAGGATGCTAATTGGCAGGCCCCTGTTTATTGTTTTTTAGATgataaggaagaagagaagaggaatAGCCCTGTAACTGAAGTTGGGGTCCGGGTCAGTAAAGGGGTTCCGGGGAGGTTTATTAGAGAGGTAATCAATGCCTCTGCAGGCTTACAGGCTGTAATTGAAGGGGCATAG